GCTTAGCATAATTTTGATTTAAAAAAAAAATTAAGTGTAAAGAGAAGAGGCGACGCTTAATTGAGCGCCAGAAGCGCCGACGCTTAGAGACACGCGTCATAACGTCTCGACTCCATCTCTTTCTCTCTTTCGTGTTCTTTCTCTCCTCTCTATCGCTCTCACGAAAGGAAGAAGGTCAATCGCTCTATCTCTCTCATCTCTTTCTCTCCTGTCGGATGATTCAATCGGCGATTCCGCCTCTCCTTCTTGATTTCTCTTCGATGATGCCACCGTCGGCGTCTCTCTCGGTGGCTCCGCCTCAAGGTCGTGAAATCTCGTCGAAGACTCCGGATCTCGTTGTTGATCTCTCGTCGACGATGAATCACTGGACGTGTCGCTCGGTTCCTCTACTCGAAGCCTCTGCCTCTCTATCAAGATCGTCGACTCCAATTCCATATCTCTCTCTCTCTCGGCGACGGTTTGAGCTGGGTCGAATCGAAAGGTAAAGCAACGATTTGTTTTTAATTTTTAGTTATGAATACTTCACATGTCTTAGATTTGTCTTAGATTGTGATTGTTCTAATTTATTTTGATTTTTTTTGTGTTGTTATCGGTCTGTTGATTCAATCTCTTGTATTTGTTTAAACTTCGTGATGAATTTATATGTGATCTCTGATTGTTTGAATTTTTTTCTTACTTTGCGAGATGGTGATCGTTGAAGACACATGAAACTTCCTCAAACAAGAGAACTACAATCGCAGCACAGGTAAATCATATTCCTTTGATCTTTTCAATTGATTGAAAGTGTGATAAAGGTTCTGTGAATAGATTGGTAGGTCGTTGTTGAGTAATGGTTCACTTTGAGGTTCATTTCGAATTGTTATCGCTATGAATGTGTGTTAGATTAGTTTGTAATAAATGATTGTGTTAGAAATGGTTCTCATAGGGATGATTGTGTTTCTGTTCTGAATTGATTCATTTGTAATAAATGGTATGGTTAGCGTTAGTGAATGGTTGCTAATAAATGGTTAGATAAAAATGGAGTTGAAGTTTTATGAATGTGTGTTAGATATATGTCACCTCGTTTTGATTGGGTGTGTTATTAGAGGCAAAGCTTTTCTTCCTCTCTTCTATAAATTGTTTTTTCTTCTCTTCTTCTCCTCTTCCATCTATCTAAAAACAGAGTTATTGTCTTCCTCTCTTCTTTTAATCAACCTCGGATATGGATTCTCTTCCATATAGGCAAACGCCAAAGTTTGTTGAATTGCTTACCAATCAACAAAACATTGTCTTTGGTTTGTCTAAAGATAGTCTTGACCTATCTTCATCACAAGTCCCTCTTTTTGGCTCCCAACCGAGTGAAGATTCCAATTTTGGCGACAGCACTCCTGCAGGGCGTCGAGAAAGGAGGAAATGGACACCAGGAGATGACGTTCTGCTCATCAGCTCGTGGCTTAATACAAGCAAAGACCCTGTGGTCTCGAATGAGCAAAAATCCGGGGCTTTCTGGAAAAGTGTCGCAACATACTTCGCCGCAAGCCCTAAGGTGCAAGGCTGTGAAGTCAGAGAGGCGACCCACTGCAAGAACCGTTGGCAGAAGATCAATGACCTAGTCAACAAGTTTTGTGGGGCTTACGAAGCTGCGAGTGGAGAGAGAAGTAGCGGTCAAAATGAGAATGATATTCTCAAACTAGCTCATGAGATATTCTTCAACAACCACAAAAAAAAATTCAACCTTGAGCACGCTTGGAAGGAGCTTCGAAACGATCAGAAATGGTGCGAACTTTATACTTGCAAAGCCGGTGGAAGCGGAAAGAGGAGGAAGCTTGATGATGGTGAGCATTCCTCAACCTCTCATGCGTTTGAAACCATGAATGATGAAGCTGATGAAGTAGCCACTCGTCCCCCGGGTGTGAAGATATCAAAGGGGCTTGCTAAGCAAAAGGGGCTTGCTAAGAATAATGCAGAGACTGAGTATCAGAGGATGTGGAACATCAAGAAGGAGGATATGGCTATGAGGGACAGGCTTTTGAAGATGAAGCTGCTGGATAACTTATTGGCAAAAACAGAACCGTTAGCTGAGGATGAGGCAGCGCTGAAGTTGAAGCTCATAACTGAATTGATGTCTAAATCTCTGATGCATTTAAGTTTATGCATTTAAGTTAATGTTTTCTAAGTCTAATTAGTTTAAGATCAAGTCTAAGTTGTTGTTGTCTTGTTGGATTTAAAAACTCTGTTTTCTTGAACTGATTCTTGAACTGAATATGTATGTTTGCTACGGATGCTATAAGAACTCTCTGTCGTTTCAATGATTATTATGGCTGATATGTGCTTGTGTTTTATTTGATCATAACACTCACTTTTGTATCTTCTTTCTGTCAGGTCTTGGCTGATATGTGCTTTTGTTTTCTGTCTGCTTATGTCACGGACGAGCTGTCATGGAGCGTGGAAGACTGTCTTCTGTCCGCTTGTGTCACGGATTAGAGAGTCTTGTGTCTTTTTTTTGGGTCAAAAAGTGTGGCTTGTGTATTATTGTGTCACGAGGTCTTCAATGTTGTATATAAATGTTGTATCACACAATCACATTTCTACGATACCATCTCTTCTCTCTTCTAGTTTGTGGAAACAATCTCATCATCGCAAACTCTACAACACAATCGCATCACATTTCTCCTTTGTGGAAACAATCTCATCATCTCTCATATATTCACCATCTCCTTTATTCATTCTCAATTCCCAATCTCATCGCACACACTACAACACCAACCTCACGCAAACACTACAACACCCATCTCTCCTTTATTCACCATCTCTCTTTTTATTCAGAAGTAATCAATTTTTTTTTCCAACGAAAATGGTATCTTCTTCCCATAACACTTTTGAGGGAGTAGATGATGATAATTTTGATCAATACCATGATCAACATTTTGATCAATCTTTCGAGAATTTCACCAATGTTTTGGGTGATCAAGGAGAAGAAAGGAAAAGAAAAAAAAAACGAATTCATATTGAAAGAAATCGTGAAGAAGACAATGTCCGTTTATGGAACGATTATTTCAGTGAAACTCCAACTTACCCTGCTAATCTTTTCCGACGACGATTTAGAATGAACAGGCCATTGTTCATGCGTATCGTTCATCGACTCTCAAATGAAGTCTTCGATAAAAGAAAGATGCTCTCGGAAGGGCTAGTCTCTCTCCCCTTCAAAAGTGTACCACAGCCATTCTGTCTCTTGGCATATGGTAGTGCGGCTGATACAGTTGACGAATATCTCCGACTCGGTGAAACTACTAATCGGTCTTGTTTGGAACATTTTGTGGAATGAATAATTAATTTATTCGGCGAGGAGTACCTAAGAAGACCAACACCGGCAGATCTTCAAAGTCTACTTTATATTGGTGAACACCGTGGATTTCCCGGGATGATAGGAAGCATCGATTGTATGCATTGGGAGTGGAAGAATTGTCCCACCGCTTGGAAAGGTCAATATTCACGTGGTTCGGGAAAACCAACAATCGTTTTGGAGACGGTTGCTTCGTATGATCTATGGATATGACATGCGTTTTTTGGACCTTCAGGTACCTTAAATGATATCAATGTTCTTGATCGCTCACCTGTTTTTGATGACATAATAGAAGGTAAAGCTCCGCCAGTCACTTTTTCCGTCAATGGAAGAGAATATCATTTGGCTTACTATCTTACAGACGGTATTTACCCGAAATGGGTAACTTTTATCCAATCTATTCCATTACCACAAGGGCCAAAAGCGGCTTTATTTGCTCAACATCAAGAAGCTGTCCGAAAAGATGTCGAACGTGCTTTTGGAGTCTTGCAAGCTCGCTTTGCCATTGTCAAAAATCCGTCATTTTTTTGGGATAAAGTCAAAATTGGAAAGATTATGAGAGCATGTATCATACTCCATAATATGATAGTAGAAGACGAACGAGATGGATATACTCAATATGATGTTTCAGAGTTTCAACAAGGAGAATTCTCCGGAAGTTCACATGTCGATCTCGATTTTTCTACAGATATGCCTACAAATATTGCCAATATAATGGGTGTTCGAACTAGAATTCGTGATAGACAAATGCATCAACAACTCAAACATGATTTGGTTGAACATTTATGGACTAAATTTGGACGTGATGAAGACAACAACTGAGTTCGGAATGTTTCTTTCAAATTAGTCGGCTCGTTTATTTTATTAATCCTCGTTTTTTATTAATATTTTATGTTTAAAATGTAATATTTTATTATGTTTTATTTTAATTTTATCTTAAAAATAAAATTTAAACACCCCTAATTAAGATCCTTCCATGGAAGGACACATCTTAATGAAATCTTAACTAAAGTGCTTAGGTCCAATCAAAGTTCAATTAATTAATTAAATACTCATTGAGCAACCCATATGGGATTTATGGTTAATCATGCTCTGAGAATCCTGTATTTTGTAATATTTTTTGTTAGTGGGAAGTAGACGTTCTTACAGATAAACATGTTTAAATTTCAGGGGCTTGTTAAACGGAAAACTCAGTTTACTTCAAAATGTCCGGCTAATGAGATAGTCACAAAAATAGAGGCTGCAGCAGGACCTATGGGATTTGATGTCAAGAAAAATAACTACAAAGTTTTCTGTTGCATCATATTCACTCACGTCCTGTGAAAAAATTGTATCTAATTCTTTTGATTACACCATTTTTCTTGATTTCATCCAAGATGAAGCTTCTAGGAGAAAAATCAGGCCGCAAGGGTCAATTACCAGTCACGACTGAGGTTAGTCACCCTTTTTGTGTGTTGATGATTGTTACGGTTGTTGGATGATCCCCTAATCTCTTAAGTTAATGGACATATATATATACTGTTCAGGTTTTTCAAGTTACTCCATCGCTATATATGGTTGAAATGAAGAAATCAAGGGGTGACGCCTTGGAATTCGACAAGGTAATACATGCAAGGTTCTAATCTTGTGGATATATAGGCTTTGAGTAAATCTTTTTTTTTTTGGGTCTCTGTTTTAATTTTACTTTTTTTATTTATCAATATCTCTATTTTAGTTTTACAAGAACCTTACCACGGGTCTTAAGGATATCGTTTGAAAAACAATCGATGAAGAGAAAGAGGAAGGAACCCAAGGTACATAGCATTTTTCTTTTGAAGAATCTGTTAGATAAAAAAAGTCTAGAAAGTATGAAGAGACAAAACAACGCAAATCATGTTTTGTTTCTTTTAGTTTCAGATGGTGCGGTGGTTGCTACTTGATAGCCTGACTAATTGTCTATGTATGCTTCTAATATTATTTAGTAACTAGATTAAAATCCGCGCTTTGTGCGGGATAAATGTTGGATATACATAAAATTTTATGTAATACTGTAGTATTTATTTGTGTTTTCTTACTTATATTAAATTCGTTAGAGATAAGTGACTATTACATATGTAACTAAATTAGTGCGGACATATAGATCAAAATAATTATTTTTATTTAAAATAATTTTATGGTAAATAAATTCAAATAATTATTTTTATATTTTATACTTTTATAATTAAATTTAAATGATATGAACATGAATGTATAGTATATTTTTTAATATGACTATTTATTAAATAAAATTTCCTATTCACATGGTTTTATGATAATTTTTACTTTTATAACAAAAAAAATTGAAACATTGATAACCAAATTTTCAATATGGAACTTTTAATATTTTTTTAATAAGTTATAATCATTTTTACAAATTCAATGAAAATTTTGAAATTTAAATATTTAAGCATTTATATAATATATAATGTAATTTAAATGATATATATATATATATATATATATAATCTAATATTTATTAAATAAAACATCCTACTTATATAATTTTATGAACATTTGTATCTTCTTATATATAAAAACTAAACCACTGATCACATAAGTTGATTAAAAATTGGTTAATTTAAATCTTATATATTAAAACAGAACTCACAACTTTGATTTATGTGTGATTTTTTTTAAAAAAGACCTAATGGACATATTCTTAGAAATTCATGTTACATTTAATCTCTAATCTTATCATTTAAATTTTGGATCTATCAAAATTTTTTATTGGACTATCAATAATTAGATTTAAAGAATAGATGATCCATTAGATTTATAGATAATATAAATTAAATATATATAATTTAATATTGTAATACTATACATCCATATGTTAAATATTTAAATATTTGTCGATGTTAACTTTTAAAATTATAAAGATTTTTTTGAAAATAACAAAAATCAGATTATCTAACAATGATTAATCTTTACTACCTTAAACCAATGAAAACAAATTTTAAACTATATAGTTTATTTTAAAAATTAAACAAAAACTAAATGTTTAATTATTTACTCGATATTATAAATCTATGAAGCGAAAAATTTAGTTTTTTAAAACTTTATAAATTTGTGAAATGTTACAATATTTTTGAATATGACAATAAAACAATATTTTACTAATATTTATATATATAGTTACGATTTTAATAATGAGATAATAATCCGAAAATATATATAGAAGAAGATACAAATACATGTGAAAGTTTAAAACAATTTATTCAATAAAAAAATATACCGTAAACTTATTATGTTTTAAAATTGATAGACACATATATAATAATATGTACCAATTTAGAATTGAAAACATAATATTTAGATAAAAATAAATGAAAACAAAAATCCGTGCAGTTACGCGGATCGAGATCTAGTTAGTTTTTAAAATTCAAAATATAATATGTATAAAAAATTTGAAATCCCCTCACTACAAAAAATATGTACATTTTCAGCACATGATATATGTTATAGTAGGAGTTTCATAGCGAATTCATAAATGTTATGTAATCGGCGGCCATCGTAGTTACCCCTTATGCGATAGCATTTTTGTAACGCTACGATAAATAGAGATACGATAGCAATATTTGAATGTTATTATTAACTTAAATAACGATTCATATTTCGTGTTATAATATATCTTTCTACAATAAACCAAAAAACAATTATAATTAAAAATAAAATAACTGAAAATGAAACCAAAAATTGTTTTATATTGAAATAAAATAAATTTTATTTATAAATTAAAATTGACTTACAAATTAATTATATTTTACAAAACTAAACAAAAAATTAAAAATAAACTCAAACCAGTACAATTTCTCTATCCTGGTTTACACTAAACCAAATCTAAACCTAACAAAAAATTCTAAACCTAACAAAAAAGAGACTCCATAGCCTTGCCCCTCTTCCAACAGCCATGAGCCTTGCCTCCTCCAGCCGCCACGAGACTTGCGTCTTCAAACCACAATGGACCTTACCTCCTCCAACTACCATGAACCTTGCCTCCACCTATCTTTAGAAAAAACAAAACAAAATCAGATGCATAATAGAGAAATAGAGAGGAGATACACAGATGCGAAGAGAGAGATAGGTCGACCGTGGTGGTGGTGGGAGGGTGACAGCGGTGGTGGTGAGACAAGGAGGAGACGTGGTGGGAGAGAGATGGGAGGATGAGAGAGGCGTGGAGAGAGATGGGAGAGATGATAGATAAGAGAGTGAAGAAGAAGAGAATGATGAAGGAGAATCAGATCTGTCGTCGCGGAGAAGGGAGAGAGAGAGAGAGAGGAGAAATAAAATTAAAAATTAAAAATAATAAATATCGACCTTTACCTTTAGATCTAAGTTAATCCAACGGTTCAGAAGTGTGATCTATGTATCTGAATTTGATTGGTTAGGAATTTTTTTTCTTTTTTCTTTTTCTTCAGTATTTGATAATTTGTTTTGTAAATAATTTTTCTTAGTCACATCTTATTTCAAAATTTATATTTTGAAATTTATAATTTAAGTCCAAACTTTTATTTTTTGAACATAATAAACTAATATATTTTTAAGAATTGATGTTTAAATTTGAAAATATTAGATTTATATCAAGATTATGATTTTGGTTATCATTTTTAAAATTTGTATGTTTACACAGAAATCTGATTTATAATTTGCTTATAAATTTGTATGTTTGATTCAAATGTTGAAAAGCTTTAAATTTAGATTTTATGGTTTATAAAAAAATATGATTAAGAGTAAATTTTAGTTTTGCAATTTAAGGTTTGGATGTTGGAATATGAGGTTTAGGGTTAAAGTTTAGTATCTTGGATTAAAATTGGAAAATAATAGATTTGAAGACTAGATATAACATTTGTAGTTATATTTTTAATAATTTAGATTTGAAGTTTATATTTTGAGTATTGAATGTTTAGTTTATGTTTGAAGTTAGGATTTAATATATAGCTAGAGTTGATTAAAGATTAAAGATAGGTGTTCAAACAATTATAGTTTAAGATTAAAAATATTAACTTGTGAGTTTAATTTTAAGATTTGAAGTTATAATATGAAAAAAAAATAGAGTTTTAAAGGTTGTTTTTAGAGTTTAGGGTTTAAAATTGTGTTTAGGGTTTAAAACCATGTTCAGGGTTTAGGGGTTCAAATAGCTTTTCTTAGCGTTATAAAATGCTATTATATATCTTTGACAGCATTACTCAATCCGCTTAAATAAAATCTTTGGCGCTTAAATCTAATTTTCCGCTAAGTATTGGCGGGATCAATGACTTTATATTCCCGCTCACTTAATTTACAAAATAACATTAATTAAATGCCATTTTAGGTTTCGCTCTACCATAGCGTTTATCTAACGCTATTATATAATACAGAAATATTTAAATCATCTACGATAGCAGTTCAGTAAAATGTGCTATAACAATATGCTATCAATGTAGATTTTTTTTTGTATTGCATATATATTAATCCTGGAGCATTACAACATGTTTTCGTAGCTACGTGTCATCACAGAATGATTATTAGAATTGTTAGAAAAATAAGTTGGTCCATATAAACATATACTATGCTTTTTATTAAACTAACTATCAAATTAATTAATAAAGTACAAAAAAATATTTTTTTCCTTAAATAAAAGATACGGAATTACTTAATATGATTAATATATATATGACAATTAATGACTATGAATAATATATATTTG
This genomic interval from Brassica oleracea var. oleracea cultivar TO1000 chromosome C2, BOL, whole genome shotgun sequence contains the following:
- the LOC106324488 gene encoding glutathione S-transferase T3-like, yielding MDSLPYRQTPKFVELLTNQQNIVFGLSKDSLDLSSSQVPLFGSQPSEDSNFGDSTPAGRRERRKWTPGDDVLLISSWLNTSKDPVVSNEQKSGAFWKSVATYFAASPKVQGCEVREATHCKNRWQKINDLVNKFCGAYEAASGERSSGQNENDILKLAHEIFFNNHKKKFNLEHAWKELRNDQKWCELYTCKAGGSGKRRKLDDGEHSSTSHAFETMNDEADEVATRPPGVKISKGLAKQKGLAKNNAETEYQRMWNIKKEDMAMRDRLLKMKLLDNLLAKTEPLAEDEAALKLKLITELMSKSLMHLSLCI